The following proteins are co-located in the Haliotis asinina isolate JCU_RB_2024 chromosome 13, JCU_Hal_asi_v2, whole genome shotgun sequence genome:
- the LOC137259223 gene encoding pyruvate kinase PKM-like: MQGSQLQHMCQLDIDRDCHGLKRTSIICSIGPSCNSVDILQQLIKKGVNIFCINMAHGSQQQHLATVDKIREAERLANKKLPNRVAIAIDISGPGIHIGKLRSELGGSMVLKDGDKVRLTGDATYRDLCDAEHIYVDKDELIRKAVVGDTIFLEDGPLSITVTHRGPVYLDCTVETGGVLRDYDECHLPGMLTGRQMLSDKDVDDIVFALSNEIDMIFISWVWSSTIVQLVRRELGIKADEVKVIAKIENYEGVKRYDKILKVSDGTIVARGNLGVDLPPEKVFLAQKLMIGRARREGKPVICASQMLQSMVRNPRPTRAEAGDVANAILDGADCLMLSGETAIGKHPVKAVETMVAVCQESEAAIATETLFQTLRQVTTLQQDHTHTVAMTAVESAIRSRAAAILLLTSSGRSASLIAHYRPSCHIIAITRVPEVARSLNLHWGTLPILYEEELAESWAEDIDRRIHHGILIAADHGIIKTGDMVVLVTGLTPGTGFTNSVRMLVVPELDKLQPITNIV; encoded by the exons ATGCAGGGAAGTCAGCTTCAGCATATGTGTCAGCTAGACATAGATAGGGACTGTCACGGCCTGAAGAGGACCAGCATCATCTGCAGTATAG gaCCATCATGCAATTCGGTTGACATTCTACAACAGCTGATTAAAAAAGGTGTAAATATCTTCTGTATTAACATGGCTCATGGATCTCAACAG CAACATCTGGCTACTGTTGACAAAATAAGAGAAGCCGAAAGACTTGCCAACAAGAAACTCCCAAACAGGGTTGCCATAGCGATAGACATATCTGGACCAGGCATTCACATAGGCAAGTTAAGATCG GAACTTGGAGGTTCAATGGTTCTGAAGGATGGAGACAAGGTGAGACTGACTGGGGACGCCACCTACAGAGACTTGTGTGATGCAGAGCACATCTACGTCGACAAGGACGAGTTGATCAGGAAGGCTGTTGTTGGAGACACCATCTTCCTTGAAGATGGCCCACTCAGTATCACAGTGACACACAGAG GCCCTGTGTATCTGGACTGTACTGTGGAGACAGGGGGTGTGCTGCGAGACTACGACGAGTGCCACTTGCCAGGAATGTTGACAGGGAGACAAATGTTGTCAGACAAAGATGTGGATGACATTGTATTTGCACTGAGCAATGAG ATAGATATGATCTTCATATCGTGGGTGTGGAGCTCAACGATTGTACAGTTGGTGAGAAGAGAACTTGGAATCAAGGCTGATGAGGTCAAAGTCATTGCCAAAATTGAAAACTACGAGGGTGTGAAGCG GTATGATAAGATCTTGAAAGTTTCTGATGGCACGATTGTTGCTAGGGGCAACCTTGGTGTAGATCTACCGCCAGAGAAAGTGTTCCTTGCACAGAAGCTTATGATTGGTCGGGCTCGACGAGAGGGGAAGCCAGTCATCTGTGCATCACAG ATGCTGCAGAGTATGGTGCGTAATCCTCGACCTACTCGCGCTGAAGCAGGAGATGTTGCTAATGCCATCCTTGATGGTGCTGACTGCTTGATGCTGTCAGGGGAGACCGCCATTGGGAAGCATCCAGTCAAAGCTGTGGAAACAATGGTTGCT GTGTGTCAGGAATCAGAAGCTGCCATTGCCACGGAAACATTGTTCCAAACCTTGCGTCAGGTTACAACCCTGCAGCAggatcacacacacactgttgcCATGACAGCCGTGGAGAGTGCCATCAGGTCAAGAGCAGCAGCCATCTTGCTTCTCACCAGCTCTGGGCG ATCAGCCAGCTTGATAGCTCATTATCGTCCTTCATGTCATATAATAGCCATCACACGCGTGCCTGAAGTAGCTCGGAGTCTTAACCTTCACTGGGGTACTCTACCCATATTGTATGAAG AAGAGCTTGCTGAAAGTTGGGCTGAAGATATTGATCGTAGGATCCATCATGGGATTCTCATAGCTGCTGACCATGGTATAATCAAAACAGGTGATATGGTTGTCCTAGTAACGGGGCTTACTCCAGGAACTGGTTTCACAAACTCAGTTAGGATGTTAGTTGTTCCAGAGCTGGACAAACTCCAGCCAATCACAAACATCGTATAA